Genomic segment of Apium graveolens cultivar Ventura chromosome 7, ASM990537v1, whole genome shotgun sequence:
aaattcacaaatatcagtgtgtactaaatctaacaagtctgaatccctaacaatgttatgaaaaggtttccttatttgtttagcagacacacatacttgacatttagaattcttttctatggaCTGTTTTGGattcaactctaagttcatcatattcttaagagcaccaaagtttaagtGACCTAGTCTACCATGccatatattcgaggattcaatacagttaacagaaggaataatattattattcaaattcccgaaaacgggttcaacattaataacaaataaaccatttgacaagtaactcttgccaaaaaatgtaccagtatgaataagaactactttattacatttaaaagaaatttcaaaaccactagaaactaaacagcttccacttattatatttctacgcatgtcgggaacatgatgcactctagtcagagatagaatacgtcctgaagggaacttcagatccacatTTCCAACTTcatgtacttgagcagcactagcattccccatcttcacagtcaagctatgactctgttggtaagatacaaataaactaatatcagcacaaatatgcacattagctccagtatctatcaaccattcatttgacagataggtagaaaatattacagggttgtaggatacataccggtcaatgtcggtttcagaagccgtagcctcaccaacaaccatgttcactacgggcccacttgcggttccaagcacagcATTCGCTTGCGCTAccacctcggttttcttcgctttctttgtagggcagtccttactctaGGGCtcaacctgcccacaagaccaacatggtttgtttgccttaggtttcttggccttgtccttgtcactctaggtttattactattaacTTTCTTAGCAACAGCCTTCCTTttctgtcctacagttgctacgtttaccttcgaggtatcgtgctcagttggcatcacatgtccctgtttggacttgtgttgttcttgaaCCGAGATGTCCAGCAACAATTTGATGTAAAATTGCACTACAACAACAGTCCCTTTTATATGGAACATACACCTCTCATACCTTATATTTAAGTAAGCAACAATTATTTCTTATTTGCAccaataaaattattatttatttcctAATTTACATATATATTTTCGTAACCTTTTTTTAGTAGAAGTCTGTTGAAACAAAAAAAAAGTTAGCATTCCTTCTAATTTCAAATTAAAAAGTCATTATAAAGATTCAAGTCACTCAATAGTCATTATAAAGATACGAGTTTGCTATAGATGTTAAAAATGAGAAGAAAAAAGAGattcttaaaattttaaaaaattactcTTGTAGCTCTAATATAAGCAatctttttcttctctttttttagGTAGTTAAAAAAATACGCTATCTATTGTTGGAAATATTGACTACTACAGCAACATAGAGGCAATTATATAACATATTTAGCAAGTCAAGGCCAAGataacaattaacgaaacaaaacaTGTAGGTAAACAACATGCATATTAGCAACTGTAAGAACAAAGAAAGAACAGAATATGTACCAGTAACCATAACTTTAACACAGTGAAAAGAAACAGAAAAGCAATGGTAGCTAACGGGTACAATGCAACAAGAAAATAATCAGCCGAGTCGCCAGACCTTGCTCGAAACcctgactgctcttgaagagataattgCCCCCTTCTGCTGCGTTGGGTTGCTTGCAATGCCTCCTCCAGTATAAAACAGCTCTGGACTTGATGTTCACAGCAACAACAAATCCTACTTCGactagcacctcagtcgccggaaaaatcAGCAGCTCAGAATGGTGTTTGGGAGAGAAGAGAAAACAGAGAGAAGAAGAGAATATAGGTGTGGTGTTGTAGTGTATTTTTCCATCAACAATTTAGGTCTCTGTTTATAGTAGAGGCTAAGTGTAACTGAACACCCTGACATTAATAGAATTTAATAGACTTTAATATCAGAAATCAAAACTTCTCATTTAATACATAAATCAAAACtgttgattttgaatttaaataaaatgtcacagcttttgtatttaatccacacattaaatcagttttaatgtTTTTAATTATGAATATATATTATTAGTTACATGTCCAGATTCATTGAATCTGACTCAGCCCACTTACAAAGTGACCAAGCCCAACAGAAACAATAACCCAGCCCGACTGATAAACTAATtctaattaaaaattaaatcacaaataaataaaattctcattttttttattttcaatgtgggacaaatgACACATTCTTCATTTTAAACTTTTACAAGCTACTAGTTTCAACTCTATTTATCTATGAATTTTACTAAGACAATACTTAGATCCATATATAAAAGTTTAAGTTCACATATCATGGAAcagcttccaatcattagattttaggattatcatcaagaacataataaaaatatgatctaaaaacagtaaaacacattcacccctgtgtgttattcattacctaacaatgCAGTAGTCTGAGAATCAACCAAAACTCTCTTTCGACCTAGCATCAGGTGCAAATTGATATATAAAATAAACTGATCAAATCAAGCTTTAATATGAAACTATTAACACAACCGATTACATGCCTGAGTCAGAGCTTGAGGGCGGAGTTTCACCATTCTTCATGTTTGAAGATAATTTGGAGGAGACCATTTGACAATTAGAAATTGAAAACTGAATTACGAAAcattaacttcatcttcattAGGAAAGTCTTGACAACTCCGACAATTATGTTGCTGATTTGCTTGATCTTTGCTCAAAACTTTCCTTTATTAGCAGAATCAGTTAGTAAAATTCAAATGGTGTTGCATTTGAAAAACGGGTTAAGATGTTAAATGGGTTATAAAATGGGTCTAAGTTGGTTATTTTTAATTAGTAATTTACCTTTGTATCCTTTTCTATGTAAAATATGCATAATTTACCTTTGTATCCTTTTCTATGTAAAATATGCATACCTTCAGTAGCGTGCATTAAGAATATATTGAATATTGATATTGATTAAAATTGATTAAAATTGATTAAAATAAAATACATACAtgtaaaaaattatttttcatgTTAAATATTTGTTCTTCTAGATGAGTCAGAAATCAGAATGACATAAAACAACTCAATTAATACAAACACACACTTGTTCAAGTCGAGCTTGCATTCACGTTTTCTTGAATAACGTGCCCAATTCAACACTTTCTCTTCAACACACGGAGAGAGAGAGACtcagagagattgagagagacaCAGAGAGAGAGATTTATATATATACGTTTACGCCATCTCACTCCAACGAAATATAAAATCCCCAATTTCAAACCCTAAATTTCATTAATCTCAATTCACTTAACTTCAATTCACATCTCTCACCTTCAAATTCACCTTCCAAAACCCTAATTCCTCACTTGATTCACTCCCAAATGCAACTAATTGACAAAAACTAGGGCTTTTTGCGTAAAGATCCGACCTTTATCCATGGCGGCGCCTCGGAGCTTGTTGATCGACACGAGCAGGTTGATTGTCGACGAAGAGAACGGCGAAGACTCGCCGACGACGAAGAAACCGGTCGGCGCCAAAGCTGTGGCGGCGAATCGGTGGGAGTTTATGGCGGCGATCGCCGTGTTTACGGTGTTTAGTATAGGTTTGTTTTGTATTTACTTGACAATGCCGGATGCTGAGTATGGGAAGTTGAAGTTGCCGAGGACGATCGCTGATCTCAGATTGCTTAAGTACGTGTTTTCGACTTTTTCGTGTTCCTAGTCTTCGATTTTAGCTGTTTTTTACCTGTTTCGATAACTTAATACTTGATAAACTAGTGACCTCGTATTTAAGTTGTTATGTGCTTTTGTGTTCGGAATCTTCAAAAAATTAATGCTCGATAAACTATAACCTTGAATTTAGTTGTTATGTGCATTTTGTGTTCAGATCTTTGTCTTTAGCTGTTTTATTATGTGTTTCTATAAATTAATACTTGATAAACTATTAACTATGTATTTAATTGCTATGTGCTTTTGTGTTCGGAATCTTTAAATTTAGCTGTTTTGTTATGCGTTTAGATGTTTTTAATACTCGATAAAGTAATAACCCCGTATTTAGTTGTTATGTGCCTCGATAATCGGGATGATTTAGTACTTAATGGATTTAAAGGCGGTAATGTGATTTTCACAAGTTAATTAAGTTCTCGGAAgcaattaatataattttttgttGTTAGATGAATTAGTACTTGAAAGTATAAATGCTTTTAATGTAACCTTGATAAATTTGTAATCTCGAGAATTTATTGAAGTTCTCGGAAGCTAttaatataaaattgagtttgTAGGTAAGCTAATGCTTTTTATTGGGTTCATTATAGTAGATACAGTGTATTTTTTAACTCGGTATATTAATGATCTGGATGTTAATGAATGAAGTTTTTTAGGCTATTAATTTGATATAAGTAAGATCTTGATATTATTACATTTTTTTGTCGGTTATGGTTTAATAGATACTGTAATTGAACATGACATGTAAAGGATCTTGATAAGTTGATAATTATTTTTGGTgctattaaatattaattgatagAGGTTTTAGTAAATATGTATCTTTTAGTTTTTGTTAAAAGATTAAGAATGGATATGTTATTTGAATTGTGCTTTAAGGTCCGGTTTATTGGTTATGTGGAATGCTTACTTGGGACAATGTATGTTGTTGGGACTTAAAAAGTTCTGTTTTGAGATGGTGATGTGCAATTTATGATTAATTGTGTTGTTGACAAATCGTGATGTAGTGGTTATATGAGACTCTAGATGGCATTTGTTGAATCCTGTGTTTAGTACGCTAACAGCAATTTTTAATACTTAAGTTATTTGACTGATATTCATTATTTGTCCGGTTTTGTCTTTCTTTTCAGTTTTGTGAGTAAATATGAGTGTATATGTATCATGTCTAATGTTGATTTAATTATTGCTTTGTGACCTTTTTTCCGTGAATATCTATTATGTGGTTATGCAGGGGTACTTGACATGTTTATTACATTAAAGATGTTATTAACTTTTTTTCTCTACTTCTTTTGTCTATGTGGGATTGGTGATGATTATTCTGAATATTTTCTGCAGAGAACATCTGGCATTGTATGCTAGTCATTATCCTGCAAAGTTTATTCTGGGTTATTGCGCCACTTACATATTTATGCAAACATTTATGATCCCGGGGACCATTTTCATGTCATTGTTAGCTGGCGCACTCTTTGGTGTTATAAAAGGAATATTTTTGGTTGTTTTCAATGCCACAGCTGGAGCATCATCCTGCTATTTTCTGTCCAAGTTAATTGGCAGACCTATTGTCAGCTGGTTATGGCCTGAAAAGTTGAAATTCTTCCAGGGAGAGGTAGCTTTTGCTTTTAATAAATTGGTCTTTTTCTCTTTTTGTGTAAAAGAGTTTGAATccagattttatttattttattgtaTCATTCTAACTTGTAACTTGGTGATGCAGATAGCAAAGCGCAGGGACAAGTTGCTGAATTACATGCTTTTCCTGAGAATAACCCCAACTTTGCCTAATCTTTTTATCAATCTAGCATCACCAATAATGGATATCCCATTTCACGTGTTCTTTACTGCCACTGTGATCGGCCTTATTCCAGCTTCTTATATCACTGTTAGAGTAAGTATCTCATTACTTCTATTTCAATCCAATTAGTTCAAAGTCATACAATTTTTTTCTAAACAGCCAGCGGTGCATATCACTCAAATTCTTTGTTTTTTAACTCTTGTACTATACTTGTGGCAAGTTTTGATTTTCTTTTCCTCTATTTTTTAATGTTTTTCCTATGTGGCTTTAACTACTTCCATTCCATATAGATTACTGATGTACATAACTAATTATATGTTACCTCAGAACTTGCATGAATACAACTATTGGTAATTGTAGCACGCATGATCATTAAAAACGCTTGGATAAGGATAACATATAAATTTTTACCGTATAATTGTTTTTCGAAGATTTTTTGCATCTGATAGCTAACAGCTTAAACAATTTAATTGGGTAATAAGTACTATAGTTTAGTCATTTTTGTTGAAACTTGAAAGCATTCCTGCATTTTCCCTGTGTCGATTCCCTTATTTTTGTTTTCCTTTTATCATTTTTTCTTCTAATTCATGTAAAAGACCCTCGGGTTGCTTAATGTATTTAGGCTGACAATCAAATTacgaaaaatgataaaatagtacCAAGTCTAACATGGATTGCTACAAATATATGTTAGAAACTTAAAAATGGTTTGTGAAATTATGTTTTGTTTATCAACTATTTTACAACACATGGTGATGTTCTACAAGAGTATTTTAGTTTAGCAACTTGGTTTTCAAAACATAAAATAGGTTTAGGACCTCTTCTGAAATTTTGAAATGTTCATTTGCTATATATTTTATCTACAGGACCAAAAGCCTCCGATATTGTAATATCTCAGTGGTCTTGTTTTCTACCATGAATTGGAGTTGCACAAAAGTAATTTGTATGTCATTTT
This window contains:
- the LOC141672693 gene encoding putative membrane protein At4g09580; the encoded protein is MAAPRSLLIDTSRLIVDEENGEDSPTTKKPVGAKAVAANRWEFMAAIAVFTVFSIGLFCIYLTMPDAEYGKLKLPRTIADLRLLKEHLALYASHYPAKFILGYCATYIFMQTFMIPGTIFMSLLAGALFGVIKGIFLVVFNATAGASSCYFLSKLIGRPIVSWLWPEKLKFFQGEIAKRRDKLLNYMLFLRITPTLPNLFINLASPIMDIPFHVFFTATVIGLIPASYITVRAGLALGDLKSVKDLYDFKTLSVLFLIGFFSILPTILKRKRIYE